CGCCGAAGGACACCGACAGGCCGCGCACGGAAACGCCGCTTCCGGCGGCGACCCGGCGCGGCGGCACTTCGGCCACGACGGGCGCCCGCCGCCGGCCGCCGAGGCGGTCGAGCAGGACGCGCAACCGGTGCGGCATCGGTGGACCGCCGCCCCGCACGGCGACGAGAACCGCGGACACGCCGAAGACGATCCCGAGGACCTCCGTGACCCCGTCACCCGGGACATAGCCGGGGATCACGTTCGTCAGCGCGATCAACGCGTACCACGGCTCGGCCAGGGTCGCCAGGCTCAGCTGGGCGAGCAGTTGCAGGGAAGCGAAGGGCTGGAAGAACGCGTCCGACCCGACCGCGAACATCCGGGCGACGCCGAGCAGTGCCCCGGCGATCCCGGCCAGGAACGCCGACACGCAGAAGACGATCACCTTGGACACGGTGGTGCTCAGGCCCATCGACGTGACGGCCGTCGGCGAGTCCGCCATCCCCTGCAGCAGCCGGCCGAGCCGGCCCCGCTGGATCAGCACCAGCAGCACCGCGACCACCACCAGCACGGCCAGCACGACGTAGTAGTAGCCGCCGTCGTCCGGCGCGAAGTCCGGCCGCGGCATCGTGCGGCCCTGGGACAGCGACGTGAACATGTACTGCTCGTGGTAGAGCAGTTGCTGCACGAGAATGCCGAACCCGAACGTCGCCAGGGCCAGGAACAGGCCCGAGAGCCGGATCGCGGGCAACGCGACCAGCGCGCCCACCGGCACCACGACCAGCCCGCCCAGCACGAGGGCGACCACCCACGGCAGGCCGAGGTCGACGGCGAACTGGGAGAACGCCACCGCACCGATCGCCGCGAACGCCGCGTGGCACAGCGAAACCTGGCCCGAGGTGCGCACCAGCAGGCCGAGCGAGAGCAGCATGATCGCGCTGACCAGCGCGGCGATCCAGAACGGGAGATTGTCCGGGCCGACGAGCTGCGGCAGCAAGAGCAGCACCACCACGACGAGCACGCCGGTGGCCAGCCGCACCCGGCCGGGCGCGCGGTAGGACGGCGGTGGCCGTCTCTCCACTGTGGACGGCCGGACCAGCTTGCGCTTGGGCAGCACCAGCAACGTCACGAAGAGCACGAGGAACGGCAACGCGGACGGCAGCCCGCTCAGCCACGGCACGTCGAGGACGTAGTGCTGGGAAACGGCCGAGGCGACGCCGATCACCAGGCCACCGGCGAACGTCAGCGGGATGTTGCCGAACGCGCCGACCGCGGCCGCGCCGAACGCCTGCACCACGAGGAAGGTCAGGCCGACGGCGTCCAAGCCGATCAGTGGCATGACCAGCACCCCGGACAAAGCCGTGAATGTCGATCCGATGATCCACGCGATCCGCCGGACGCGCCGGGGGTCGGTGGCCTGCATCGCCAGCAGGTCCGGGTCGTCGACGACGGCTCGCATGGCCAGGCCGATCCGGGCGAACCGGAACATCGCGTACAGCGCCGCGACCGCGACCACCGCGATGGCCACGATGGTGACCTGGCCCCACGCGACCACCGCGCCGAACAGGCGGAAGCTCGCCTGCCCGGCCGGCAGCCACGGCTCGACCTGGATGGTGTTCGCTCCGTACCGCAGGGTGGCCAGGCCCTGCACCGCCAGGATGATGCCGACCGTGCCGACGATCTGCAGGGCGATCCGCTGCGGCGCCAGCCGGGCCGCGATGCGCTCCATCAGCAACCCGATCACCGGGCCCACGAGCCCCACGCTGACGATCAGGGCGACCGTCCAATGCAGACCGAACTCGGTGTGCAGCGCGTAGAACACGTAGGCCGCGACAGTGGCGATCGCGCCGTGGCCGAAGTTGAAGATGCCCGATGACTTGTAGGTCAGCACCAGGCCCGTCCCGGCCAGGCCGTAGATCGCCCCGGCGGCGATCCCGGCGACGACGAAGGGCAGCAGCTGCAGCACGGTGGCGCCTTCCTAGCTGGGGCAGGTGGGCTGGGCGGAGCCGGCGAACGCGCCGTTCTGGTACTGGTACAGCCAGTAGCAGTTCACCGGCGGGGCGGGCTGGTCGGCCGTGAAGGTGATCGGCTGCGGCAGCAGGCCGTCCAGCGTCTCGCCCTTGACCTTGCCGTAGGCGGCCAGCACGGCCTGCCGGGTGACGGTGTCCGTCGCCTGGCCCGCCGCCGGGGTCAGCGCCTTCTTGAACAGCTCGCCGCTGGCCCACAGCGCGGTCGACGCGGGCTGCCCGGAATCGCTGTCCGCCACGCCCTCCTCGGACATCGCCGCCCGGTAGGCCTTGACCGGTGCCGTGTCGGCCCACCACGGGAACGCGTTGAGCGCGCCGGCCAGCTTGATGTTCGGCGCGTGGTACAGCGTCGGGGAAATCGCCGACGCCGACGACCCGAAGTAGCCCGTGTAGCCCTGCGCCTGGCAGTCCTTGACGACCCGCACGCCCACCGCGGGCGAGATCGACAGCTGGACGAAGTCGACCTTGCGGTTGACCAGGTCCAGGCACTGCGCGGTGTAGTTCGGGGCGGCGGCCGCGACCT
This window of the Amycolatopsis balhimycina FH 1894 genome carries:
- a CDS encoding branched-chain amino acid ABC transporter permease/ATP-binding protein gives rise to the protein MLQLLPFVVAGIAAGAIYGLAGTGLVLTYKSSGIFNFGHGAIATVAAYVFYALHTEFGLHWTVALIVSVGLVGPVIGLLMERIAARLAPQRIALQIVGTVGIILAVQGLATLRYGANTIQVEPWLPAGQASFRLFGAVVAWGQVTIVAIAVVAVAALYAMFRFARIGLAMRAVVDDPDLLAMQATDPRRVRRIAWIIGSTFTALSGVLVMPLIGLDAVGLTFLVVQAFGAAAVGAFGNIPLTFAGGLVIGVASAVSQHYVLDVPWLSGLPSALPFLVLFVTLLVLPKRKLVRPSTVERRPPPSYRAPGRVRLATGVLVVVVLLLLPQLVGPDNLPFWIAALVSAIMLLSLGLLVRTSGQVSLCHAAFAAIGAVAFSQFAVDLGLPWVVALVLGGLVVVPVGALVALPAIRLSGLFLALATFGFGILVQQLLYHEQYMFTSLSQGRTMPRPDFAPDDGGYYYVVLAVLVVVAVLLVLIQRGRLGRLLQGMADSPTAVTSMGLSTTVSKVIVFCVSAFLAGIAGALLGVARMFAVGSDAFFQPFASLQLLAQLSLATLAEPWYALIALTNVIPGYVPGDGVTEVLGIVFGVSAVLVAVRGGGPPMPHRLRVLLDRLGGRRRAPVVAEVPPRRVAAGSGVSVRGLSVSFGGLTAVENLSFDAPLGRITGLIGPNGAGKTTTFNVCSGLNRRFGGQVLLHDRDITRMPPAQRGRSGIGRTFQRMELCETLTVAQNVLLGRECAQAGSGVLAQLAARPAEWKAAEAAAWSAMELCGITHLADEQAGALSTGQRRLVELARCLAGPFDVLLLDEPSSGLDHEETGRFGEILQRVVEERGVGVLLVEHDIALVMGICTDIYVLDFGRLLFHGTPAEVAASPVVQAAYLGSDESLAESEVR